One region of Enterobacter ludwigii genomic DNA includes:
- the yrbN gene encoding protein YrbN gives MKIADHFHDELSRLAAIDIEALVLHG, from the coding sequence ATGAAAATTGCAGATCATTTTCACGATGAGCTAAGTAGACTGGCCGCCATTGACATTGAGGCACTCGTACTACATGGCTGA
- the nlpI gene encoding lipoprotein NlpI, whose product MKPFLRWCFVATALTLAGCSNSAWRKSEVLAVPLQPTLQQEVILARMEQILASRALTDDERAQLLYERGVLYDSLGLRALARNDFSQALAIRPDMPEVFNYLGIYLTQAGNFDAAYEAFDSVLELDPTYNYAHLNRGIALYYGGRDKLAQDDLLAFYQDDPNDPFRSLWLYIVERKLDEKQAKEALKQRFDKSDKEQWGWNIVEFYLGNISEATLMERLKADATDNTSLAEHLSETNFYLGKYYLSLGDKDSATALFKLAVANNVHNFVEHRYALLELSLLGQEQDDLAESDQQ is encoded by the coding sequence ATGAAGCCTTTTTTGCGCTGGTGTTTCGTTGCGACAGCTCTAACGCTGGCAGGATGCAGCAACTCTGCCTGGCGTAAGAGCGAAGTCCTCGCAGTGCCATTGCAACCGACTTTGCAGCAGGAAGTGATTCTGGCACGCATGGAACAAATTCTTGCCAGTCGGGCTTTAACCGATGACGAACGCGCACAGCTTTTATATGAGCGCGGAGTGTTGTATGATAGTCTCGGTCTGAGGGCATTGGCGCGAAATGATTTTTCACAAGCGCTGGCAATCCGACCTGATATGCCTGAAGTATTCAATTACTTAGGCATTTATTTAACGCAGGCAGGCAATTTTGATGCTGCCTATGAAGCGTTTGATTCTGTACTTGAGCTTGATCCAACTTACAACTACGCGCACTTGAATCGCGGTATCGCATTATATTACGGCGGTCGTGACAAGTTAGCGCAAGATGATCTGCTGGCGTTTTATCAAGACGATCCTAATGATCCTTTCCGTAGCCTGTGGCTTTACATCGTTGAGCGGAAGCTCGATGAGAAGCAGGCAAAAGAGGCACTGAAACAGCGCTTCGATAAATCGGACAAGGAACAGTGGGGATGGAACATTGTCGAGTTCTACCTGGGCAACATTAGCGAAGCAACGCTGATGGAACGCCTCAAGGCGGACGCAACGGATAACACCTCGCTCGCTGAGCATCTCAGTGAAACCAACTTCTATTTAGGTAAGTACTACCTAAGTCTGGGGGATAAGGACAGCGCTACGGCACTGTTCAAATTAGCGGTTGCTAACAACGTACACAACTTCGTTGAGCACCGTTATGCATTGTTGGAATTATCGCTCTTGGGCCAGGAGCAAGACGACCTGGCAGAATCGGACCAGCAATAG
- the rpsO gene encoding 30S ribosomal protein S15, whose translation MSLSVEAKAKIVSEFGRGTNDSGSTEVQVALLTAQINHLQGHFAEHKKDHHSRRGLLRMVSQRRKLLDYLKRKDVARYTALIERLGLRR comes from the coding sequence ATGTCTCTAAGCGTTGAAGCTAAAGCTAAAATCGTTTCTGAGTTTGGTCGTGGTACTAACGACAGCGGTTCTACCGAAGTTCAGGTTGCACTGCTGACTGCACAGATTAACCACCTGCAGGGTCACTTTGCAGAGCACAAAAAAGATCACCACAGCCGTCGTGGTCTGCTGCGCATGGTTTCTCAGCGTCGTAAACTGCTCGACTACCTGAAACGTAAAGATGTTGCACGCTACACCGCGCTGATCGAGCGTCTGGGTCTGCGTCGCTAA